The following coding sequences are from one Brachionichthys hirsutus isolate HB-005 unplaced genomic scaffold, CSIRO-AGI_Bhir_v1 contig_416, whole genome shotgun sequence window:
- the LOC137916711 gene encoding serine/threonine-protein kinase MAK-like — protein MNRYTTLKQLGDGTYGSVLMGRSKESGELVAIKRMKRKFYSWEECMDLREVKSLKKLNHANVVKLKEVIRENDHLYFVFEYMKENLYQLMKDRENKMFSENEIRNIMFQVLSGLVFVHKHGFFHRDMKPENLLCMGPELIKIADFGLAREIRSKPPYTDYVSTRWYRAPEVLLRSSTYSSPIDLWAVGCIMAELYTLRPLFPGNSEVDEIFKICQVLGTVKKMDWPEGHQLASAMNFRFPQCVPTHLKTLIPNASNEAIALMKDLLQWDPKKRPTAVQALRYPYFQVGQILGPRPQSQEVKKVPTRPQAQKQASETKTDAQQSSSESKTSASSTRSQKLQHHQHHQPLQPIPLPQSDNKPAGLSHAKAAPVGRDNTVTGGGTHPSRRRWGQTVNKTTDSWEEADPSETAASNSKKPSLGNAEEGTNLTELRPQPKEQKPLYSFSTVTKLPNNVRIGQMDSNLPGSAARRHYLSQSRYLPGLIGNSQTSATDKELSGMTLRDLWENSTNTVLAPIGGGLSVTRANAEEGASKSADSPSEKTVVKERALEKPDLSKGSFVSTKYNLSGAYMPSFQKKEVGSVGQRIQLAPLAGQQTINLSSSPDNQKEKPKLAKAKPISNSSFSETNEDYDGWRRRADRTQMKGSSYSALGKASGNLLSRAPAVQPVHGRVDWASKYGGNR, from the exons AATGAAGAGGAAGTTTTATTCATGGGAAGAATGTATGGACCTAAGAGAGGTGAAG TCACTGAAGAAGCTTAACCACGCAAATGTGGTGAAACTGAAGGAAGTCATCCGGGAGAACGATCACCTCTACTTTGTCTTTGAGTATATGAAGGAGAACCTCTATCAGCTTATGAAGGACAG AGAGAATAAGATGTTCTCAGAGAATGAAATTAGGAACATCATGTTTCAAGTGCTGTCTGGGTTGGTTTTTGTGCATAAGCATG GGTTCTTTCACCGGGAcatgaagccggagaacctCCTGTGCATGGGACCAGAACTGATCAAAATAGCAGATTTTGGACTGGCCAGAGAGATCCGCTCCAAACCTCCCTACACGGACTATGTATCAACTAGATG GTACCGGGCTCCGGAAGTCCTGCTCCGGTCATCCACCTACAGCTCTCCTATTGACCTGTGGGCCGTGGGTTGCATCATGGCTGAACTGTACACTCTCAGACCTCTTTTTCCTGGGAACAGTGAGGTGGATGAGATCTTTAAGATCTGCCAAGTCCTTGGCACTGTCAAAAAG ATGGATTGGCCAGAGGGTCACCAACTGGCTTCTGCTATGAACTTTCGCTTCCCTCAATGTGTGCCGAcacacctgaagaccctcatcCCTAATGCCAGCAATGAGGCTATTGCTCTGATGAAGGACCTGCTGCAGTGGGACCCAAAAAAAAGACCCACTGCTGTACAA GCCTTGCGTTACCCATATTTCCAGGTAGGTCAGATCTTAGGCCCTCGTCCTCAGAGCCAGGAAGTCAAGAAGGTCCCGACTAGGCCGCAAGCACAGAAACAGGCATCAGAGACCAAGACTGATGCCCAGCAGTCTTCCTCTGAGTCCAAAACCTCCGCATCCTCCACCAGAAGCCAAAAGCTGCAGCATCACCAGCATCACCAGCCTCTCCAGCCAATCCCGCTTCCCCAAAGCGACAATAAACCAGCAGGACTCAGCCATGCG AAAGCAGCACCAGTGGGCAGGGATAATACTGTTACTGGTGGTGGGACCCATCCCAGCCGTCGACGCTGGGGACAGACGGTCAACAAGACCACAGACAGCTGGGAGGAAGCCGACCCGTCAGAAACCGCAGCCTCCAACTCCAAGAAACCCAGCCTGGGGAACGCGGAGGAGGGGACGAACCTTACGGAGCTCCGCCCACA ACCCAAAGAGCAGAAACCTTTATATTCCTTCAGCACAGTTACTAAGTTACCCAACAATGTTAGGATTGGACAAATGGACTCCAATCTCCCAGGATCTGCTGCACGGCGGCACTATCTGAGCCAGTCGAGATACTTGCCAG GTTTGATTGGGAACAGCCAGACTTCTGCCACAGACAAGGAGTTGAGTGGCATGACACTGCGTGACCTTTGGGAGAACTCTACCAACACCGTACTCGCTCCTATTGGAGGAGGACTATCTGTCACCAGAGCCAATGCAG AAGAGGGCGCCTCTAAATCTGCAGATAGCCCATCAGAGAAAACTGTTGTCAAAGAAAGAGCGCTGGAGAAACCCGATCTCTCCAAAG GGAGTTTTGTGAGCACCAAATACAACCTGTCCGGTGCTTATATGCCTTCATTCCAAAAGAAAGAGGTGGGCTCTGTGGGACAGAGAATCCAGCTCGCCCCCTTGGCTGGCCAACAAACAA TcaatctctcttcctctcctgataatcaaaaagaaaaaccaaaactTGCTAAGGCCAAGCCCATATCCAACTCATCTTTCAGTGAAACTAATGAAG ATTACGATGGCTGGAGGAGAAGGGCGGACAGGACACAGATGAAGGGGAGCAGCTACTCGGCGCTGGGGAAAGCCTCTGGGAATCTCCTGAGCAGAGCTCCTGCTGTACAGCCCGTCCATGGCAGGGTGGACTGGGCCTCCAAATATGGTGGAAATCGCTAG